The following are encoded in a window of Ricinus communis isolate WT05 ecotype wild-type chromosome 4, ASM1957865v1, whole genome shotgun sequence genomic DNA:
- the LOC8284913 gene encoding glycosyltransferase BC10 — MKNPQKQNQVTSFTKQFNTQLQLVNVVSFFFLFCCGLTTGLILSSYLKNISFNLHITRFSLSATATAIPLSPAESTKNETTAALPRVGLKEYLKVAGDAKHDMEDEELLWRASMAPRIPQYPFERVPKVAFMFLTRGPVLMAPLWEKFFKGHEGLYSIYVHSNPSYNESEPESPVFNGRRIPSKEVKWGNVNMIEAERRLLANALLDISSQRFVLLSESCIPLFNFSTVYSYLMNSNKNFVEAYDLDNPVGRGRYNSHMSPEITIDQWRKGSQWFEMDRELAVEVVSDQKYFPIFQKYCRGNCYADEHYLPTFVSIKHWERNSNRTLTWVDWSRGGPHPTRFIRTEVTVEFLENMRSSSKCLYNGNSSTTTCFLFARKFLPTALDRLLRFAPKVMHFNR, encoded by the exons ATGAAGAATCCTCAAAAACAAAACCAGGTCACTTCATTTACAAAACAATTCAATACCCAGTTGCAGCTTGTAAATGtcgtttcttttttcttcctaTTCTGCTGTGGATTAACAACAGGTCTCATTCTCAGTTCCTACCTCAAAAACATATCTTTCAATCTTCACATCACACGGTTCTCCCTTTCTGCCACTGCTACAGCAATACCACTATCGCCTGCAGAATCGACAAAGAATGAGACAACTGCAGCATTGCCTCGTGTTGGCCTGAAAGAATATCTGAAAGTGGCTGGTGACGCTAAGCACGATATGGAAGATGAGGAATTGTTGTGGAGAGCTTCAATGGCTCCAAGAATACCCCAGTATCCATTTGAAAGGGTCCCTAAGGTTGCATTCATGTTCCTGACAAGAGGTCCAGTTCTGATGGCTCCATTGTGGGAGAAGTTCTTTAAAGGGCACGAAGGATTGTATTCAATCTATGTTCACTCCAATCCGTCATATAATGAATCAGAGCCTGAAAGTCCTGTGTTTAATGGCCGAAGAATTCCTAGCAAg GAGGTCAAATGGGGAAATGTCAATATGATTGAAGCAGAGAGACGCCTTTTAGCCAATGCACTTCTTGACATATCAAGCCAGCGTTTTGTTCTCCTCTCGGAGTCATGCATTCCTCTCTTTAACTTCTCTACTGTCTACTCTTACCTAATGAACTCTAACAAGAATTTTGTGGAAGCCTACGACTTAGACAATCCTGTTGGTCGCGGCCGATATAACTCTCACATGAGTCCTGAAATCACCATTGATCAATGGAGGAAAGGCTCGCAGTGGTTCGAAATGGATCGAGAACTTGCCGTAGAGGTTGTATCGGATCAgaaatattttccaatttttcAGAAGTACTGCCGTGGCAATTGTTATGCAGATGAGCATTATTTGCCAACATTTGTGAGCATCAAACACTGGGAGAGGAACTCTAACAGGACTCTGACTTGGGTTGATTGGTCGAGAGGCGGGCCCCATCCAACTAGGTTTATAAGAACAGAGGTGACTGTTGAGTTCTTGGAGAACATGAGAAGCAGCAGCAAGTGCTTGTATAATGGAAATAGCAGCACTACTACTTGTTTCTTGTTTGCAAGAAAATTCCTGCCTACTGCTTTGGATAGGCTGTTGAGATTTGCACCAAAAGTAATGCATTTCAACAGATGA
- the LOC8260391 gene encoding uncharacterized protein LOC8260391 isoform X1 produces the protein MATYNVALILKNALKEAEFLLIKQSPPPKLGNEEYDSFVDSDLWDLPSTKLNLVDGELEPAILIDGMDSHLGKFNATKYDIESAMKRVLEQLGTKAVEVKDWSFFKFVEEPEFGPGSPIHTIYITGRLGTRNADSPKLWKWMSIQSCLNDLVDVKPNRDRIGPLVVIGVITDSLQSPRIKVDTTLHHQEYPPGVAVVPMKSRTTKPFCTTNLVIFAPQNVSKDGEDSSFVACGDALIIDPGCLTDFHGELLKIVAALSRKLVVFVTHHHHDHVDGLSVIQKCNPDATLLAHENTMRRIKKGDWSLGYTSVAGGEDICIGGQRLKVIFAPGHTDGHVALLHVSTHSLIVGDHCVGQGSSLLDINSGGNMIDYFQSTYTFIDMAPHALIPMHGRVNLWPKHMLCAYLKNRKSREKDILKAIENGAKTLIDIVASVYSEVDPGLWIPAASNVQLHVDHLAQQNKLPKEFSLQKFRRTCRLHFFARWVWAYLTGGFLTGCKKLNKPKLLIAGAMAGFAVVYSVRYKHSWK, from the exons ATGGCCACTTACAACGTAGCTTTGATTCTCAAAAACGCCTTGAAAGAAGCTGAATTCCTGTTGATCAAACAAAGCCCACCTCCCAAACTCGGCAATGAAGAATACGACTCTTTTGTCGATTCTGATCTCTGGGACTTGCCTTCCACCAAACTTAACCTTGTTGATGGAGAATTGGAGCCTGCAATTCTAATTGACGGAATGGATTCGCATTTGGGGAAATTTAATGCTACGAAATATGATATCGAATCGGCTATGAAGAGG GTATTGGAGCAACTGGGGACTAAGGCAGTTGAAGTCAAAGACTGGAGCTTTTTCAAGTTTGTAGAAGAACCTGAGTTTGGTCCTGGATCGCCTATTCATACAATCTACATTACGGGGAGATTGGGAACAAGAAATGCAGATTCACCAA AATTATGGAAGTGGATGTCTATTCAGAGTTGTCTGAATGACCTTGTAGATGTGAAACCCAATAGAGATCGTATCGGACCCTTGGTAGTGATTGGTGTTATTACTGACTCGCTGCAATCTCCAAGGATAAAAGTTGATACCACTTTGCACCACCAG GAGTACCCTCCAGGTGTTGCAGTGGTGCCAATGAAAAGTAGGACAACAAAGCCTTTCTGCACAACAAACTTGGTCATATTTGCACCTCAGAATGTCTCAAAAGATGGTGAAGATTCTAGTTTTGTAGCTTGTGGAGATGCATTAATAATAGACCCAGGGTGTCTTACTGATTTTCATGGGGAG CTCTTGAAAATTGTTGCTGCTCTGTCCAGAAAGTTAGTAGTCTTTGTTACCCATCACCACCACGACCATGTTGATG GTCTTTCTGTTATCCAAAAATGCAATCCTGATGCAACATTATTAGCACATGAGAACACCATGCGCCGCATTAAGAAAG GTGATTGGTCTCTTGGCTACACCTCAGTTGCTGGAGGAGAAGATATTTGCATTGGTGGTCAAAGGTTGAAAGTCATTTTTGCTCCG GGACATACAGATGGCCATGTAGCACTACTTCATGTCAGTACTCACTCACTGATTGTAGGTGACCATTGCGTGGG TCAAGGAAGTTCCCTCTTGGACATTAATTCTGGCGGCAATATGATT GACTACTTCCAGTCTACTTACACATTTATTGACATGGCCCCGCATGCTTTAATCCCAATGCACGGGAGAGTCAATCTGTGGCCAAAGCACATGCTTTGTGCATATCTCAA gAACCGTAAAAGTAGAGAAAAGGACATTCTGAAAGCTATAGAAAATGGAGCAAAGACATTAATTGACATAGTTGCAAGTGTTTATTCTGAGGTCGATCCTGGTTTGTGGATTCCTGCAGCATCAAATGTGCAGCTTCATGTGGATCATCTGGCACAGCAAAATAAATTACCAAAG GAATTTTCACTCCAGAAGTTCCGGAGAACTTGTAGGCTGCATTTCTTTGCCAGATGGGTGTGGGCATACCTTACTGGTGGGTTTCTCACGGGGTGTAAGAAGCTAAATAAACCTAAATTACTAATTGCTGGAGCGATGGCTGGCTTTGCTGTAGTTTACTCGGTTAGATACAAGCATAGTTGGAAATAA
- the LOC8260390 gene encoding zinc finger protein BRUTUS: MATPFSGVDGGGVAVMAGPVKAIDPSSTSTPSKNNNNNINKNSALKSPILIFLFFHKAIRSELDGLHRAAMAFATSTGGDIKPLLQRYHFLRAIYKHHCNAEDEVIFPALDIRVKNVARTYSLEHEGESVLFDQLYELLNSNKQNEESYRRELASRTGALQTSISQHMSKEEEQVFPLLIEKFSFEEQASLVWQFLCSIPVNMMAEFLPWLSSSVSSEEYQDMHKCLCKIIPKEKLLHQVIFAWMKGAKLSDMCTGCKDDSKILCEDSGRPALICESKKINCACESSRIGKRKYMELTSDLADSTSFHPIDDILLWHAAIRRELNDIAEAARKIQLSGDFYDLSAFNERLQFIAEVCIFHSIAEDKVIFPAVDAELNFAEEHAEEEIQFDKLRCLIESIQSAGANTSHTEFYTKLCMQADHIMDSIQKHFQNEEAQVLPLARKHFSAKRQRELLYQSLCVMPLKLIECVLPWLVGSLSEEEAKSFLQNMYMAAPASDSALVTLFSGWACKGCPRSTCLSSGAIGCCPARILTGAQEDIKKSCCDCNPTLSINEKPSFIQTEEVDDRRRPVKRGNLLLQEDNNACHSLETIPKFPCGNKACCVPGLGVNNSNLGISSLSAAKSLRSLTFSPSAPSINSSLFNWETDISPTDTTCASRPIDNIFKFHKAIRKDLEYLDVESGKLNDCNEALLRQFTGRFRLLWGLYRAHSNAEDDIVFPALESKETLHNVSHSYTLDHKQEEKLFEDISSALSELTKFQECLKSARISDDLTGNGYDASGHSDDTFRQYNELATKLQGMCKSIRVTLDQHVFREELELWPLFDMHFSVEEQDKIVGRIIGSTGAEVLQSMLPWVTSALTLEEQNKMMDTWKNATKNTMFSEWLNEWWEGTSAAASQATSESCISLGADLHESLDHSDHTFKPGWKDIFRMNQNELEAEIRKVSRDSSLDPRRKAYLIQNLMTSRWIAAQQKSPQARTDECSNSEDLLGCFPSFRDLEKQIFGCEHYKRNCKLRAACCSKLFTCRFCHDKVSDHSMDRKATTEMMCMRCLNIQPIGPACTTPSCGGLQMAKYYCSICKFFDDERDIYHCPFCNLCRVGNGLGVDFFHCMKCNCCLAMKLLDHKCREKGMEMNCPICCDCLFTSSLSVKALPCGHFMHSNCFQAYTCSHYICPICSKSLGDMSVYFGMLDALLASEELPEEYRDRCQDILCNDCEKKGTAPFHWLYHKCRYCGSYNTRVIKVDSTNSHCSTSNQ, translated from the exons ATGGCGACGCCATTTTCAGGAGTGGATGGAGGAGGAGTAGCGGTAATGGCGGGACCAGTGAAAGCAATAGATCCTTCTTCTACTTCTACGCCttcgaaaaataataacaataatattaataagaattcAGCTCTTAAATCTccaattcttatttttcttttctttcataaaGCTATTAGGTCTGAGCTCGATGGACTCCACCGTGCCGCTATGGCTTTTGCCACCAGTACTGGTGGTGATATTAAGCCTTTGCTTCAGAGATATCATTTTCTTCGCGCGATTTATAAGCATCACTGCAATGCTGAAGACGAG GTTATCTTTCCAGCTCTTGATATACGGGTGAAGAATGTGGCAAGAACATACTCTCTGGAACATGAGGGAGAAAGTGTTCTTTTTGATCAATTATATGAGCTTCTGAATTCCAATAAGCAAAATGAAGAAAGCTACCGCAGAGAGTTAGCTTCTCGTACCGGAGCTCTTCAAACATCAATTAGCCAGCATATGTCCAAGGAAGAGGAGCAG GTCTTTCCGTTGCTTATtgagaaattttcttttgaagagCAAGCATCGTTGGTATGGCAATTTCTGTGCAGTATTCCTGTTAATATGATGGCAGAGTTTCTTCCTTGGCTTTCTTCATCTGTGTCATCTGAGGAGTATCAAGATATGCACAAATGCTTGTGCAAGATAATCCCAAAAGAGAAACTTCTTCATCAG GTAATTTTTGCCTGGATGAAAGGTGCAAAACTGTCCGATATGTGTACAGGTTGCAAAGATGATTCCAAGATCTTGTGCGAAGATTCAGGTCGACCAGCCTTAATATGTGAAAGCAAGAAGATAAATTGTGCATGTGAATCTTCTAGAATTGGTAAAAGGAAATATATGGAGCTCACTTCTGATCTTGCGGATTCAACTTCGTTCCATCccattgatgatattttgctTTGGCATGCTGCAATAAGAAGAGAGTTGAATGACATAGCTGAAGCAGCTAGAAAGATACAACTTTCTGGAGATTTCTATGATCTGTCTGCATTCAATGAAAGGCTGCAGTTCATTGCAGAAGTTTGCATATTTCACAG TATTGCTGAGGACAAAGTTATATTCCCCGCTGTAGATGCAGAACTCAATTTTGCCGAGGAGCATGCAGAAGAAGAAATTCAGTTCGACAAGCTTAGATGTCTGATAGAGAGCATTCAAAGTGCTGGAGCAAATACATCTCATACTGAATTCTACACAAAATTGTGTATGCAAGCTGATCATATCATGGATTCCATACAGAAACACTTCCAAAATGAGGAAGCTCAG GTTCTCCCACTTGCTCGAAAGCATTTTAGTGCCAAAAGACAGCGTGAACTTCTTTATCAAAGCTTATGTGTGATGCCCTTGAAATTGATTGAATGTGTCTTACCATGGTTGGTAGGATCACTTAGTGAGGAAGAAGCCAAGTcttttcttcaaaacatgTATATGGCAG CTCCAGCTTCAGATTCTGCATTAGTTACGCTTTTTTCTGGTTGGGCTTGCAAAGGTTGTCCTAGGAGCACTTGTTTATCTTCAGGTGCAATTGGTTGTTGTCCTGCAAGAATTCTAACTGGAGCACAGGAGGATATCAAAAAATCATGTTGTGATTGCAATCCTACGTTATCCATCAATGAGAAGCCTTCTTTTATCCAAACAGAAGAAGTAGATGACAGAAGACGGCCGGTTAAGCGCGGAAACTTATTATTACAGGAAGATAATAATGCTTGTCATTCTTTAGAGACTATTCCCAAATTTCCTTGTGGTAATAAGGCATGTTGCGTCCCTGGGTTAGGAGTGAACAACAGTAATCTAGGAATTAGTTCTCTTTCTGCAGCAAAATCTCTGCGTTCCTTGACTTTTAGTCCTTCTGCTCCCTCCATCAACTCTAGTCTTTTTAATTGGGAAACAGATATAAGTCCCACTGATACAACTTGTGCATCACGTCCAATCgataacatatttaaatttcataaagcCATCCGCAAGGACTTGGAATATTTGGACGTTGAATCAGGAAAACTTAATGATTGTAATGAAGCTTTGCTCAGGCAGTTTACGGGTAGATTTCGTCTCTTATGGGGTTTATACAGAGCTCACAGTAATGCAGAGGATGATATAGTTTTTCCAGCATTAGAATCTAAAGAGACGCTCCATAATGTTAGCCACTCTTACACTCTGGACCACAAGCAGGAAGAGAAACTATTTGAAGATATCTCATCTGCGCTCTCTGAGCTtacaaaatttcaagaatgcCTGAAGAGTGCTAGGATTTCTGATGATCTAACTGGAAATGGTTATGATGCTTCTGGTCATAGTGATGATACTTTTAGGCAGTATAATGAGCTTGCAACAAAGCTTCAGGGCATGTGCAAATCCATACGAGTAACACTGGATCAACATGTTTTCAGGGAAGAACTTGAGTTGTGGCCTTTATTTGACATGCATTTTTCAGTGGAGGAACAGGATAAAATTGTTGGACGAATAATTGGTTCTACAGGTGCAGAGGTGCTTCAGTCGATGCTGCCATGGGTTACATCTGCTCTTACTCTGGAGGAGCAGAACAAAATGATGGATACATGGAAAAATGCGACAAAAAACACAATGTTCAGTGAGTGGCTCAATGAATGGTGGGAGGGTACTTCTGCTGCAGCTTCACAAGCAACATCAGAGAGCTGTATATCCCTAG GTGCTGATCTCCATGAAAGCTTGGATCACAGCGATCATACATTTAAGCCTGGCTGGAAAGATATTTTCCGGATGAATCAAAATGAACTGGAAGCAGAAATAAGAAAAGTCTCTCGTGATTCATCTCTTGATCCAAGAAGAAAAGCGTACCTCATTCAAAATCTGATGACGAG TCGCTGGATAGCTGCTCAGCAGAAGTCACCTCAAGCAAGAACTGATGAATGCTCAAACAGTGAAGACTTACTTGGATGTTTTCCTTCATTTCGTGATCTAGAGAAACAAATTTTTGGATGTGAGCATTACAAGCGAAACTGTAAACTTCGTGCTGCCTGCTGCAGCAAGTTATTTACGTGCAGGTTCTGCCACGATAAAGTCAGTGACCATTCAATGGATAG GAAGGCTACAACTGAAATGATGTGTATGCGCTGCCTGAACATTCAGCCCATTGGACCAGCTTGCACTACACCTTCTTGTGGCGGTTTGCAAATGGCGAAATACTATTGCAGTATCTGTAAAttttttgatgatgaaag ggatatttatcattgTCCTTTCTGCAATTTATGTCGCGTTGGAAATGGACTTGGTGTTGACTTCTTTCATTGCATGAAGTGTAATTGTTGCCTGGCAATGAAATTACTGGATCACAAATGCCGAGAGAAAGGCATGGAGATGAATTGCCCGATTTGTTGTGACTGTTTGTTCACGTCAAGTTTAAGTGTTAAAGCTCTTCCTTGCGGCCATTTTATGCATTCAAATTGCTTTCAG GCATATACTTGCAGTCACTACATTTGTCCAATTTGTAGCAAATCCCTGGGAGATATGTCG gtTTACTTTGGTATGCTTGATGCACTATTGGCTTCTGAGGAGCTTCCAGAAGAATACCGGGATCGCTGTCAG GATATATTGTGCAATGACTGTGAGAAGAAGGGTACAGCACCATTTCACTGGTTGTACCATAAGTGCAGGTATTGTGGATCTTATAATACTAGAGTAATCAAGGTTGATTCAACAAATTCACACTGCTCAACTTCAAACCAGTGA
- the LOC8260391 gene encoding uncharacterized protein LOC8260391 isoform X2, whose translation MATYNVALILKNALKEAEFLLIKQSPPPKLGNEEYDSFVDSDLWDLPSTKLNLVDGELEPAILIDGMDSHLGKFNATKYDIESAMKRVLEQLGTKAVEVKDWSFFKFVEEPEFGPGSPIHTIYITGRLGTRNADSPKLWKWMSIQSCLNDLVDVKPNRDRIGPLVVIGVITDSLQSPRIKVDTTLHHQEYPPGVAVVPMKSRTTKPFCTTNLVIFAPQNVSKDGEDSSFVACGDALIIDPGCLTDFHGELLKIVAALSRKLVVFVTHHHHDHVDGLSVIQKCNPDATLLAHENTMRRIKKGDWSLGYTSVAGGEDICIGGQRLKVIFAPGHTDGHVALLHVSTHSLIVGDHCVGQGSSLLDINSGGNMIDYFQSTYTFIDMAPHALIPMHGRVNLWPKHMLCAYLKNRKSREKDILKAIENGAKTLIDIVASVYSEVDPGLWIPAASNVQLHVDHLAQQNKLPKGFSLDTFNCSVVTFVDDLNKFKPK comes from the exons ATGGCCACTTACAACGTAGCTTTGATTCTCAAAAACGCCTTGAAAGAAGCTGAATTCCTGTTGATCAAACAAAGCCCACCTCCCAAACTCGGCAATGAAGAATACGACTCTTTTGTCGATTCTGATCTCTGGGACTTGCCTTCCACCAAACTTAACCTTGTTGATGGAGAATTGGAGCCTGCAATTCTAATTGACGGAATGGATTCGCATTTGGGGAAATTTAATGCTACGAAATATGATATCGAATCGGCTATGAAGAGG GTATTGGAGCAACTGGGGACTAAGGCAGTTGAAGTCAAAGACTGGAGCTTTTTCAAGTTTGTAGAAGAACCTGAGTTTGGTCCTGGATCGCCTATTCATACAATCTACATTACGGGGAGATTGGGAACAAGAAATGCAGATTCACCAA AATTATGGAAGTGGATGTCTATTCAGAGTTGTCTGAATGACCTTGTAGATGTGAAACCCAATAGAGATCGTATCGGACCCTTGGTAGTGATTGGTGTTATTACTGACTCGCTGCAATCTCCAAGGATAAAAGTTGATACCACTTTGCACCACCAG GAGTACCCTCCAGGTGTTGCAGTGGTGCCAATGAAAAGTAGGACAACAAAGCCTTTCTGCACAACAAACTTGGTCATATTTGCACCTCAGAATGTCTCAAAAGATGGTGAAGATTCTAGTTTTGTAGCTTGTGGAGATGCATTAATAATAGACCCAGGGTGTCTTACTGATTTTCATGGGGAG CTCTTGAAAATTGTTGCTGCTCTGTCCAGAAAGTTAGTAGTCTTTGTTACCCATCACCACCACGACCATGTTGATG GTCTTTCTGTTATCCAAAAATGCAATCCTGATGCAACATTATTAGCACATGAGAACACCATGCGCCGCATTAAGAAAG GTGATTGGTCTCTTGGCTACACCTCAGTTGCTGGAGGAGAAGATATTTGCATTGGTGGTCAAAGGTTGAAAGTCATTTTTGCTCCG GGACATACAGATGGCCATGTAGCACTACTTCATGTCAGTACTCACTCACTGATTGTAGGTGACCATTGCGTGGG TCAAGGAAGTTCCCTCTTGGACATTAATTCTGGCGGCAATATGATT GACTACTTCCAGTCTACTTACACATTTATTGACATGGCCCCGCATGCTTTAATCCCAATGCACGGGAGAGTCAATCTGTGGCCAAAGCACATGCTTTGTGCATATCTCAA gAACCGTAAAAGTAGAGAAAAGGACATTCTGAAAGCTATAGAAAATGGAGCAAAGACATTAATTGACATAGTTGCAAGTGTTTATTCTGAGGTCGATCCTGGTTTGTGGATTCCTGCAGCATCAAATGTGCAGCTTCATGTGGATCATCTGGCACAGCAAAATAAATTACCAAAG GGCTTTTCTTTAGATACATTCAATTGCAGTGTGGTTACATTTGTTGACGACCTGAATAAATTTAAGCCTAAGTGA